From Candidatus Woesearchaeota archaeon, the proteins below share one genomic window:
- a CDS encoding HAD family hydrolase: protein MVKAILFDLWGTLVETGVYPSPLRQVKSILRIRMPFPVFVRRFEQAFMTRPFDSNMEGFKEAAKALEVSPPPFVFDKLVGLWNKYMILAKPYEETFEVLESLRKQFKLALISNSDAINSKQVMEKLELAKYFDNVFLSWEVGLLKGEPEFYEKVLSTMKLNKEDVVVVGDSVESDMEGAEMAGLKGILVDRRDRREFEPKVRNLRELESKIREVC, encoded by the coding sequence ATGGTGAAGGCGATTTTGTTTGACTTGTGGGGGACGTTGGTCGAAACAGGGGTGTACCCTAGTCCGCTTCGGCAGGTGAAGAGCATCCTGCGTATTCGAATGCCGTTTCCTGTTTTTGTTCGGCGTTTTGAACAGGCGTTTATGACCCGTCCGTTTGATTCAAACATGGAAGGCTTCAAGGAAGCGGCCAAGGCTTTGGAAGTGAGTCCTCCGCCTTTTGTTTTTGACAAGCTTGTCGGGCTTTGGAACAAGTACATGATTTTAGCGAAGCCCTATGAGGAGACGTTTGAAGTGTTGGAGTCTTTGAGGAAGCAGTTCAAGCTTGCTTTGATTAGCAACAGCGACGCGATTAATTCCAAGCAAGTTATGGAAAAATTAGAACTTGCGAAATACTTTGATAATGTGTTCTTATCATGGGAGGTTGGGCTGCTCAAAGGGGAGCCAGAATTTTACGAAAAAGTGTTGTCCACGATGAAGTTGAACAAGGAAGATGTTGTCGTCGTTGGCGACTCGGTTGAGAGTGATATGGAAGGTGCAGAAATGGCGGGCCTCAAAGGGATCTTGGTAGATCGTCGGGACAGGCGCGAGTTTGAGCCGAAGGTAAGGAATTTGCGAGAGCTTGAAAGCAAGATTCGTGAGGTGTGTTGA